One genomic segment of Hymenobacter psoromatis includes these proteins:
- a CDS encoding phytoene/squalene synthase family protein codes for MTDDFRQTMDHEQLFTDTSLACAQLITRRYSTSFSLGIRTLDKALHRAIYAVYGFVRWADEIVDTFHTQDKAALLAEFERDTYAAIAAGFSLNPVLHAFQWAVNTYQIDHEFIDAFLRSMEMDLEDRNYRQELYEQYIYGSAEVVGLMCLRVFCQGQPAEFERLKAPARRLGAAFQKVNFLRDIRSDYEERGRVYFPGLRYEQFDDAAKQAVEADIRADFEAAYEGIRQLPRAARLGVYLAYIYYLKLFHKLRQAPARQVLAERVRLPDNTKLLLLAGSWLRYRLRAV; via the coding sequence ATGACAGACGATTTTCGCCAAACAATGGACCACGAACAGCTTTTTACTGATACCAGCCTGGCGTGCGCGCAGCTCATCACGCGGCGCTATAGCACGTCGTTTTCGCTGGGCATTCGCACCCTGGATAAGGCGTTGCACCGGGCTATTTATGCCGTGTATGGCTTCGTGCGCTGGGCTGATGAAATAGTGGACACCTTTCATACGCAGGACAAGGCGGCGCTGCTGGCCGAGTTTGAGCGCGATACCTACGCCGCCATTGCGGCGGGCTTCAGCCTGAATCCGGTGTTGCACGCCTTTCAGTGGGCGGTGAATACGTATCAAATTGACCACGAATTCATTGATGCATTTTTGCGGAGCATGGAAATGGATTTAGAAGACCGCAACTACCGCCAGGAATTGTATGAGCAGTATATCTACGGCTCGGCCGAAGTAGTGGGGCTGATGTGCCTGCGCGTGTTTTGCCAGGGCCAGCCAGCCGAGTTTGAGCGCCTGAAAGCGCCAGCCCGGCGACTGGGCGCGGCCTTCCAGAAGGTGAATTTTCTGCGTGATATTCGCTCTGACTATGAGGAGCGGGGTAGGGTGTACTTTCCCGGCCTGCGCTACGAGCAGTTTGACGATGCGGCCAAGCAAGCGGTGGAGGCCGACATCCGGGCCGATTTTGAGGCTGCTTACGAGGGCATCCGGCAGCTGCCGCGGGCAGCGCGGCTGGGCGTGTACCTGGCGTATATCTACTACCTCAAGCTGTTTCACAAGCTGCGGCAAGCGCCGGCCCGGCAGGTGCTGGCCGAGCGTGTGCGCCTACCCGACAATACCAAGCTGCTGCTGCTGGCCGGCTCGTGGCTGCGCTACCGGCTGCGGGCGGTGTAG
- a CDS encoding glycoside hydrolase family 2 protein has protein sequence MPLPLPAGPARPWSVLFFVCLWLSGTALHAQSGLMQHAAARRVLSLNGDWHYIIDPYENGFYDYRRQAFDQSPSGQGGYYDNRQPDAPQETKLLEYSFEKSSTLQVPADWNSQDAKLLYYEGTIWYQKNFTLKPQPGKRYFLYFGAVNYEAHVYLNGKKLGMHRGGFTPLQYEITDQLSPGGDNFVVVKADNTRHADAVPTINTDWWNYGGLTRDVYVAETPGTFIKDYEVQLAKDSPTTLAGYVQLSGGGRAGQTITLSIAEAGIRQTLKTDTAGRATFRFSAKKLQLWSPQSPKRYAVSLSSGGDVIDDKIGFRTIQTRGQDILLNGKSTFLRGICIHDENPLIPGRARGEGDLRMLLTWAKELGCNYVRLAHYPHNELMLRLADELGLLVWAEVPVYWTIAWENPATYQNAEAQLTDLISMGKNRASIIVWSVGNETPLSEPRLKFMTNLVKKARSLDDTRLLAAALELHPEGNVLHVDDPLGEYLDLTSFNEYAGWYMGSLDDIPKYSFDIKYNKPVVISEMGGSALGGYHGDVHTRWTEEYQAALYVNQFKMLGNIKGLRGLTPWILTDFRSARRQHPVYQNGFNRKGLISNTGQKKKAFFVLQEYYRQQAAKYGEK, from the coding sequence ATGCCCCTACCCCTCCCGGCCGGCCCGGCCCGCCCGTGGTCCGTACTGTTTTTCGTTTGTTTGTGGCTGAGTGGCACCGCTTTGCACGCCCAGTCGGGCCTGATGCAGCACGCCGCCGCTCGCCGCGTGCTCAGCCTCAACGGTGATTGGCACTATATCATCGACCCCTACGAAAACGGCTTTTACGACTACCGGCGGCAGGCGTTCGACCAGTCGCCCTCGGGCCAGGGCGGCTACTACGACAACCGGCAGCCCGACGCGCCTCAGGAAACGAAACTACTGGAGTACAGCTTCGAGAAGTCGTCCACCTTGCAGGTGCCGGCCGACTGGAACTCGCAGGATGCTAAGCTCTTGTATTATGAAGGCACCATCTGGTACCAGAAGAATTTTACGCTGAAGCCCCAGCCGGGCAAGCGGTATTTTCTGTATTTCGGGGCCGTAAACTACGAGGCGCACGTGTACCTCAACGGCAAAAAGCTGGGGATGCACCGCGGCGGCTTCACGCCCCTTCAGTATGAGATAACCGACCAGCTAAGCCCCGGCGGCGACAATTTTGTGGTGGTAAAGGCCGATAATACCCGCCACGCCGACGCCGTGCCCACCATTAACACCGACTGGTGGAACTACGGCGGCCTCACCCGCGACGTGTACGTGGCCGAAACGCCCGGCACGTTCATCAAAGACTACGAAGTGCAGCTGGCCAAAGACTCGCCGACTACGCTGGCCGGCTACGTGCAGCTAAGCGGCGGGGGTAGGGCCGGCCAAACCATAACGCTGAGCATTGCCGAAGCCGGCATCCGGCAAACCCTGAAAACTGACACCGCCGGGCGCGCTACTTTCCGCTTTTCAGCCAAGAAGCTCCAGCTATGGTCGCCGCAAAGCCCGAAGCGCTACGCCGTGAGCCTAAGTAGCGGCGGCGATGTAATAGACGATAAAATCGGCTTTCGCACTATCCAGACGCGGGGCCAGGATATTTTGCTGAACGGCAAATCCACGTTTTTGCGCGGCATTTGCATTCATGATGAAAACCCGCTAATACCCGGCCGGGCGCGCGGCGAGGGCGACCTGCGCATGTTGCTCACCTGGGCTAAAGAGCTGGGCTGCAACTACGTGCGCCTGGCCCACTACCCCCACAACGAGCTGATGCTGCGCCTGGCCGACGAGCTGGGCTTGCTCGTGTGGGCCGAAGTGCCGGTGTACTGGACCATTGCCTGGGAAAACCCCGCCACCTACCAAAACGCCGAAGCTCAACTCACGGACCTCATTTCGATGGGGAAAAACCGGGCCAGCATCATCGTGTGGTCGGTGGGCAACGAGACGCCACTAAGCGAGCCGCGCCTAAAATTCATGACCAACCTGGTGAAAAAAGCTCGTTCGCTGGATGATACCCGGCTCCTCGCCGCCGCCCTGGAGCTGCACCCCGAGGGCAACGTGCTGCACGTAGACGACCCCCTGGGCGAGTACCTCGACCTGACCAGCTTCAACGAATACGCGGGCTGGTACATGGGTTCGCTCGATGACATCCCGAAGTACAGCTTCGATATTAAGTACAACAAACCAGTCGTTATCAGCGAGATGGGGGGTAGTGCGCTGGGCGGCTACCACGGCGATGTGCACACCCGCTGGACTGAGGAGTATCAGGCTGCCCTCTACGTGAACCAGTTCAAGATGCTGGGCAACATTAAGGGTCTGCGCGGCCTCACGCCCTGGATACTCACCGACTTCCGCTCGGCCCGCCGCCAGCACCCGGTGTACCAGAACGGTTTCAACCGCAAAGGCTTGATTTCCAACACTGGTCAGAAGAAAAAGGCGTTTTTCGTCTTGCAGGAATACTACCGCCAGCAAGCCGCCAAGTACGGAGAAAAGTAA
- a CDS encoding 4-hydroxy-3-methylbut-2-enyl diphosphate reductase, producing MQSGLHLSVRIDPNSGFCFGVIYAIQMAEDLLEEQGYLYCLGDIVHNDEEVQRLEKKGLRIIDHEQFQQLRDEAVLIRAHGEPPSTYQRAMENNLTLIDASCPVVLKLQNRIKSSFDRREKIYIYGKHGHAEVLGLLGQTSGEAVVFESLEELLHHELPTNITLYSQTTKSTDSFYRIKNELLERGYAVNANDTICRQVSNRDEALRRFAAQFDQVVFVSGTKSSNGKVLYQVCKDTNEHTHFVSNTEQMCPSWFAPGQSVGICGATSTPMWLMEQVRDALERF from the coding sequence ATGCAGTCTGGTTTGCACCTCAGCGTTCGTATTGACCCTAACTCGGGCTTCTGCTTCGGCGTTATCTACGCCATTCAGATGGCCGAAGACCTACTCGAAGAGCAGGGCTATCTATACTGCCTGGGCGATATCGTGCACAACGACGAAGAAGTGCAGCGCTTGGAGAAGAAAGGCTTACGCATCATCGACCACGAGCAATTTCAGCAGCTGCGCGACGAAGCGGTACTGATTCGGGCGCATGGCGAGCCGCCCAGTACCTACCAGCGGGCGATGGAAAATAACCTGACCCTGATTGATGCCAGCTGCCCGGTAGTGCTCAAGCTCCAGAACCGCATCAAGAGCAGCTTCGACCGGCGCGAAAAAATCTACATCTACGGTAAGCACGGCCATGCCGAGGTGCTAGGTTTGCTAGGCCAGACCAGCGGCGAGGCCGTGGTGTTTGAGAGCCTGGAAGAACTGCTGCACCACGAGCTGCCAACCAACATCACGCTGTATAGCCAGACGACCAAGAGTACCGATTCTTTCTACCGCATCAAGAATGAGCTGCTTGAGCGGGGCTACGCGGTGAATGCCAACGATACTATCTGCCGGCAGGTGAGTAACCGCGACGAGGCCCTGCGGCGCTTCGCGGCGCAGTTCGACCAGGTAGTATTCGTGTCAGGTACCAAAAGCTCCAATGGCAAAGTGCTCTACCAAGTATGTAAAGATACTAATGAGCATACGCATTTTGTGTCCAATACGGAGCAAATGTGCCCCAGCTGGTTCGCGCCCGGCCAGTCGGTAGGCATTTGTGGGGCCACCAGCACGCCCATGTGGCTGATGGAGCAAGTGCGCGACGCGCTGGAGCGTTTCTGA
- a CDS encoding TonB-dependent receptor, protein MLLTLGGLPLPGRAQSGAAVRGEVRDAHGPLPGAVVRWLLPAGAGPTTATDGAGSFVLPFPAQVSHRVIVSGLGYRADTVAVPTTTTAPYLRVTLRGDGTTLGEVTVTAHRQAYSAKSVGSMQTISARDLTKSACCNLAESFETNAAVEVSTSDAVSGAKQIQLLGLDGAYSLLTVDNQPALRGLAAPYRLGYLAGPWIGSIDIIKGTGSVVNGYEGISGQVNVQLKEPDKTDALLLNAYVNDLGKFDLNAVASQRFTKQWSNELLLHYDHLGHRADRNHDGFLDLPLATQVNIYDKVKYLSGHGLVAELGVGAIVENRQGGQLGFDKDAPNAYVAAYGTTQTTHRYSAQARTSYTWPGRPFQSLGLLANATSHDFTSAYSYRQDSGPRTYDGHQNTGQATLLFQSIIGDTRHGYRAGLSFLYDDYRERLSDHRVYTTDTQATIDARELRLRTERVPGAFAEYTYNNTRNLTAVLGLRTDYHNLYGWQVTPRFNLKYDLRPATSLRLSAGRGFRVPNPIADNAAMLASARQYYIGPNIRPEVAWNLGGSLTQYFQLLGRPATLVADYYSTIFKNQLVADMYTAPEYIILDNLQPGARSFAHSAQLEVQAEPAKGLQVKVAYKYLDVRSTYDGQLLPKPLVPQNRAFVNLGYATPFDKWRADLTGQWYGSRPLAHLPEDGVGGGHVHGTGTAGLAYAPRFATLTAQLTRAFKRTEIYAGVENLTNFRQPNPIQDAATPFSPGFDAAMVWGPVYGRLTYVGVRYHID, encoded by the coding sequence TTGTTATTGACCCTCGGCGGGCTGCCGCTGCCGGGCCGGGCCCAGAGCGGAGCGGCCGTGCGCGGCGAGGTGCGCGATGCCCACGGGCCGCTGCCGGGCGCGGTGGTGCGCTGGCTGCTGCCAGCCGGCGCGGGGCCCACCACGGCCACCGACGGGGCGGGCAGCTTCGTGCTGCCGTTTCCGGCGCAGGTCAGCCACCGCGTCATCGTGAGCGGTCTGGGCTACCGGGCCGATACCGTGGCCGTGCCTACTACTACCACTGCCCCCTACCTGCGCGTGACGTTGCGCGGCGACGGCACCACGCTGGGCGAAGTGACCGTGACGGCCCACCGCCAGGCGTACTCGGCCAAATCGGTGGGCAGTATGCAGACCATCAGCGCCCGCGACCTCACCAAATCGGCCTGCTGCAACCTGGCCGAGAGCTTCGAAACCAACGCCGCCGTGGAAGTCAGCACTTCGGACGCCGTGAGTGGGGCCAAGCAGATTCAGTTGCTGGGTCTGGACGGGGCGTATTCGCTGCTGACTGTGGACAACCAGCCGGCCCTGCGCGGGCTGGCCGCCCCCTACCGCCTGGGCTACCTGGCTGGCCCCTGGATTGGCAGCATTGATATTATCAAGGGTACCGGCTCGGTGGTGAATGGCTACGAGGGTATTTCGGGCCAGGTGAACGTGCAGCTGAAGGAGCCCGACAAAACCGACGCGCTGCTGCTGAACGCCTACGTGAACGACCTGGGCAAATTTGACCTCAACGCCGTGGCCTCGCAACGCTTCACCAAGCAGTGGAGCAATGAGCTGCTGCTGCACTATGACCACCTGGGCCACCGCGCCGACCGTAACCACGACGGCTTCCTGGACCTGCCGCTGGCCACCCAGGTTAATATTTACGACAAGGTAAAATACCTCAGCGGCCACGGCCTGGTGGCCGAGCTGGGGGTGGGGGCCATCGTGGAAAACCGCCAGGGCGGGCAGCTGGGCTTCGATAAAGACGCGCCCAACGCCTACGTGGCGGCCTACGGCACCACGCAAACCACTCACCGCTACTCGGCGCAGGCGCGCACCTCCTACACCTGGCCGGGCCGGCCTTTCCAGAGCCTGGGTTTGCTGGCGAATGCGACCAGCCACGACTTTACGTCGGCCTACTCGTACCGCCAGGACAGCGGCCCGCGCACCTACGACGGCCACCAGAATACCGGCCAGGCGACGCTGTTGTTCCAGAGCATCATTGGCGATACCCGGCACGGGTACCGCGCCGGCCTGAGCTTTTTATACGATGACTACCGCGAGCGCCTCAGCGACCACCGCGTGTATACCACGGATACCCAGGCGACTATTGATGCCCGCGAGCTGCGCCTGCGCACCGAGCGCGTGCCGGGCGCTTTTGCCGAATACACCTACAACAATACCCGCAACCTAACGGCCGTGCTGGGCCTGCGCACCGACTACCACAACCTCTACGGCTGGCAGGTGACCCCGCGCTTCAACCTCAAGTACGACCTGCGGCCGGCTACTTCGTTGCGCCTGTCGGCCGGCCGGGGCTTCCGGGTGCCCAACCCCATTGCCGACAACGCGGCCATGCTGGCCAGCGCCCGGCAGTACTACATCGGCCCGAATATCCGGCCCGAGGTGGCCTGGAACCTGGGCGGCTCGCTCACGCAGTACTTCCAGCTGCTGGGCCGGCCGGCTACGCTGGTGGCAGATTATTACAGCACCATTTTCAAAAACCAGCTAGTGGCCGACATGTATACGGCTCCCGAATATATTATTCTCGATAACCTCCAGCCGGGCGCGCGCTCCTTCGCCCACAGCGCCCAGTTGGAGGTACAAGCCGAGCCCGCTAAGGGCCTGCAAGTGAAGGTGGCCTATAAGTACCTCGACGTGCGCAGCACCTACGACGGCCAGCTGCTGCCCAAGCCCCTGGTGCCCCAAAACCGCGCGTTCGTGAACCTGGGCTACGCCACGCCCTTCGATAAGTGGCGCGCCGACCTCACGGGGCAGTGGTATGGCAGCCGCCCGCTGGCCCACCTGCCCGAAGATGGGGTAGGCGGCGGCCACGTGCACGGTACCGGCACGGCCGGCCTCGCCTACGCGCCCCGCTTCGCCACCCTCACCGCCCAGCTGACCCGCGCCTTCAAGCGCACGGAAATCTACGCGGGCGTTGAGAACCTGACCAACTTTCGCCAGCCCAATCCTATTCAGGATGCCGCTACCCCCTTCTCGCCGGGCTTCGACGCGGCCATGGTGTGGGGGCCGGTGTATGGCCGCCTCACCTACGTGGGCGTGCGCTACCATATTGATTGA
- a CDS encoding sensor histidine kinase — protein sequence MRLRLLLFLLPLYTVLVALAAQVRLSNPALFVACEATILASAVLTWRFYRGLVQPVRLIEAGTAALAAQDFNLKFVPVGQPELDRLIGVYNQMLDALRQERIGQHEQSVLLERLIGASPAGILLLDFDGNITSANAAAARAFGQPAAALRGQPVAALPPPWGPTLATLAAGEPATLRLPTGHTYRAAAAHFLDRGFQRRFVVLEELTQEILAQEKQAYEQLIRLMAHEVNNSIGAVNSLLGSFRHYAPQLAATDQPDFTQALEVSMARNTQLADFVAGYARLVRLPPPAPHPLDLHQLLRDLGHLLAAQSATQGVAWHWELASEGPLPIVADSQQLTQALLNVTKNALEAIGPGGGNVWVRTTAAPPTLTLENNGTPLTPAVSQRLFTPFFSTKRDGQGIGLLLVRDILRAHGFAFRLEMGANGRTAFSVRLTM from the coding sequence ATGCGCCTTCGGCTCCTGCTCTTCCTCCTACCCCTCTACACCGTGCTGGTGGCGCTGGCGGCGCAGGTGCGCCTGAGCAATCCGGCCTTATTCGTGGCCTGCGAAGCGACTATTTTGGCCAGCGCCGTGCTCACGTGGCGGTTCTACCGGGGGTTGGTGCAGCCGGTGCGGCTCATTGAGGCGGGTACGGCGGCGCTGGCGGCCCAGGATTTTAATTTGAAATTCGTACCGGTGGGCCAGCCCGAGCTGGACCGGCTCATTGGGGTATATAATCAGATGCTCGACGCGCTGCGGCAGGAGCGCATTGGGCAGCACGAGCAGAGTGTGCTGCTGGAACGCCTCATTGGGGCGTCGCCGGCGGGCATTCTGCTGCTCGATTTTGACGGGAATATTACCAGTGCCAATGCGGCCGCGGCGCGCGCATTTGGCCAGCCGGCCGCCGCGTTGCGCGGGCAGCCGGTGGCGGCCCTACCCCCTCCCTGGGGCCCAACGCTGGCCACGCTGGCGGCCGGCGAGCCCGCCACGCTGCGCCTGCCCACCGGCCACACCTACCGGGCGGCGGCGGCGCACTTCCTCGACCGGGGCTTTCAGCGGCGCTTCGTGGTGCTGGAAGAGCTAACGCAGGAGATTTTAGCTCAGGAAAAGCAGGCCTACGAGCAGCTCATCCGGCTGATGGCGCACGAGGTCAACAACTCCATCGGGGCGGTGAATTCACTGCTGGGCAGCTTCCGGCACTACGCGCCGCAGCTGGCGGCCACCGACCAGCCCGACTTTACCCAGGCCCTGGAGGTGAGCATGGCGCGCAACACGCAGCTGGCCGATTTCGTGGCCGGCTACGCCCGGCTGGTGCGCCTGCCGCCCCCCGCCCCGCACCCCCTCGACCTGCACCAGCTGCTGCGCGACCTCGGCCACCTGCTGGCCGCCCAGAGTGCGACCCAGGGCGTGGCCTGGCACTGGGAGCTGGCCAGCGAGGGCCCGCTGCCCATCGTGGCCGATTCGCAGCAGCTAACCCAGGCGCTGCTCAACGTGACCAAGAACGCGCTCGAAGCCATTGGGCCGGGCGGCGGCAACGTGTGGGTACGCACCACCGCCGCGCCCCCTACCCTCACGCTGGAGAACAATGGCACGCCGCTCACACCGGCCGTCAGCCAGCGGCTGTTCACGCCCTTTTTCAGCACCAAGCGCGACGGGCAAGGCATTGGTCTGCTGCTGGTGCGCGATATTTTAAGGGCGCACGGCTTCGCCTTCCGGCTCGAAATGGGGGCAAATGGCCGCACAGCCTTCAGCGTGCGGCTGACGATGTAG
- a CDS encoding fatty acid desaturase, which translates to MPNQSAPVLIAPAARVAPAPLAGRGVAAAVLILASWGGLLAFLLAGYRPDWHSPAPYLLVLLQTHLYTGLFITAHDAMHGVVSPHKRLNNALGTICALLFAYNWFPNQIAKHHAHHRYVGTQDDPDFHPTDHPGFLPWLLRFAWNYVTWWQVLAMAATYNVLKIWFPQTNVIAFWMVPAILATLQLFFFGTYLPHRGEHEEDNQHKSRSQLRHHVWAFVSCYFFGYHYEHHDQPYLPWWRLWRAK; encoded by the coding sequence ATGCCCAACCAGTCCGCTCCGGTTCTCATCGCTCCTGCTGCCCGCGTGGCTCCCGCGCCGCTGGCCGGCCGGGGGGTAGCGGCGGCGGTGCTTATCCTGGCGAGCTGGGGCGGGCTGCTGGCTTTCCTGCTGGCCGGCTACCGGCCCGACTGGCACTCGCCCGCGCCCTACCTGCTGGTGCTGCTTCAAACGCACTTATACACGGGCCTGTTCATCACGGCGCACGATGCCATGCACGGCGTGGTGAGTCCCCATAAGCGCCTGAATAACGCCCTTGGCACCATCTGCGCGCTGCTGTTTGCCTACAACTGGTTTCCGAACCAAATAGCCAAGCACCACGCCCACCACCGCTACGTGGGCACCCAGGACGACCCCGATTTTCACCCCACCGACCACCCCGGCTTCCTGCCCTGGCTGCTGCGCTTCGCCTGGAACTACGTAACCTGGTGGCAGGTGCTGGCGATGGCCGCCACGTATAACGTGCTCAAAATCTGGTTTCCGCAGACCAATGTTATCGCTTTCTGGATGGTGCCGGCCATTTTGGCGACGCTGCAATTATTCTTCTTCGGCACCTACCTGCCCCACCGCGGCGAGCACGAAGAAGACAACCAGCATAAGTCGCGCAGCCAGCTGCGGCACCACGTCTGGGCCTTCGTGAGCTGCTATTTTTTTGGCTATCACTACGAGCACCACGACCAGCCCTACCTGCCCTGGTGGCGCTTGTGGCGGGCTAAGTAA
- a CDS encoding sigma-54-dependent transcriptional regulator → MILIIDDDLAIRTSLRLLLKQASYATTAVADPAEAVAAVRAAAPDLVLLDMNFSAATSGADGLALLAELKALAPLVPVVLLTGWGSIALAVAGMKAGAAEFVTKPWQNEALLQTIATTLQLAAPAGPTPPADRQALDKQFDFQHIIGDDPQLLAVLRQVGQVAATDASVLIEGESGTGKELIAEALHQNSRRRGGPFVKVNLGGISSSLFESELFGHRRGAFTDARADRVGRFELANGGTIFLDEIGELELASQVKLLRVLQDRTYEVLGDSRPRRLDLRVVAATNKNLAELVAQGRFREDLFYRLNLITLRLPPLRERASDIGPLARHFVAKLQATYQRPGLRLSPAAAHWLREQPLPGNIRELKNLVERAALTAPHDELTPSDFQVPTARPTPLAPAELPAPGTMTLEALEEQMIRQSVAHYQGNLSRVARALGLSRGALYRRLDKFGIPYSEL, encoded by the coding sequence ATGATTTTAATAATTGACGACGACCTCGCCATTCGCACTTCCTTGCGGCTGCTGCTTAAGCAGGCCAGCTACGCCACCACGGCCGTAGCCGACCCCGCCGAGGCAGTGGCCGCCGTGCGTGCGGCGGCACCCGATTTGGTGCTGCTCGACATGAATTTTTCGGCCGCTACCAGCGGGGCCGATGGCCTGGCACTGCTGGCCGAACTGAAGGCATTAGCACCGCTGGTGCCCGTGGTGCTGCTCACGGGCTGGGGTAGCATTGCGCTGGCGGTGGCGGGCATGAAGGCTGGCGCTGCCGAATTCGTGACCAAGCCCTGGCAGAACGAGGCGCTGCTCCAGACCATCGCCACTACGTTGCAGCTGGCTGCGCCGGCCGGCCCTACCCCCCCGGCGGACCGCCAAGCGCTCGATAAGCAGTTTGATTTTCAGCATATTATTGGCGATGACCCGCAGCTGCTGGCCGTGCTGCGGCAGGTGGGCCAGGTGGCCGCCACCGACGCCTCGGTGCTGATTGAGGGCGAGAGCGGCACCGGCAAGGAGCTTATTGCCGAGGCGCTGCACCAGAACAGCCGCCGGCGCGGCGGCCCCTTCGTGAAGGTGAACCTGGGCGGCATTTCTTCTTCGTTGTTTGAAAGTGAGCTGTTCGGGCACCGGCGCGGGGCCTTCACCGATGCCCGCGCCGACCGGGTGGGCCGCTTCGAGCTGGCCAACGGCGGCACCATTTTTCTGGATGAAATCGGCGAATTGGAGCTAGCCAGCCAGGTGAAGCTACTGCGCGTGCTGCAAGACCGCACCTACGAGGTGCTCGGCGACTCGCGCCCCCGTCGCCTCGACCTGCGCGTGGTGGCCGCTACTAATAAGAACCTGGCCGAGCTAGTGGCCCAGGGCCGCTTCCGCGAAGACCTGTTTTACCGCCTCAACCTCATCACCCTGCGCCTACCCCCCCTGCGCGAGCGGGCCTCGGATATTGGGCCGCTAGCCCGGCACTTCGTGGCCAAGTTGCAGGCTACCTACCAGCGCCCCGGCCTGCGCCTGAGCCCGGCCGCCGCCCACTGGCTGCGAGAGCAGCCGCTGCCCGGCAACATCCGCGAGCTGAAAAACCTGGTGGAGCGCGCCGCCCTCACCGCCCCCCACGACGAGCTGACGCCCAGCGACTTTCAGGTGCCCACTGCCCGCCCTACCCCCCTCGCGCCGGCCGAGCTGCCCGCCCCCGGCACCATGACCCTGGAGGCGCTGGAAGAGCAGATGATACGCCAGAGCGTGGCCCACTACCAGGGCAATTTGAGCCGCGTGGCGCGGGCATTGGGGCTGAGTCGGGGAGCGTTGTATCGGCGGTTGGATAAGTTTGGGATTCCGTATAGTGAGTTGTAG
- a CDS encoding heavy-metal-associated domain-containing protein, producing MKALAFSLLTLLGTSAAALAQTAPVAATTATATAQKGTKTVQFKTSAVCDMCKNRLEKSMAYEKGVQAATLDVPSKVLTVTYNPAKTTPEALRAAVQKTGYDADQTTADARAYDRLPECCKKTASTHQD from the coding sequence ATGAAAGCTCTCGCATTTTCTTTGCTCACGCTGCTGGGCACCAGTGCTGCCGCCCTGGCCCAAACTGCCCCCGTGGCTGCCACTACTGCCACTGCCACCGCTCAGAAAGGCACCAAGACGGTGCAGTTCAAGACCTCGGCCGTGTGCGACATGTGCAAAAACCGCCTTGAAAAAAGTATGGCCTACGAAAAAGGCGTGCAGGCTGCTACCCTCGACGTACCCAGCAAGGTGCTGACCGTCACCTACAACCCCGCTAAAACTACGCCCGAGGCCCTGCGCGCCGCCGTGCAAAAAACCGGCTACGATGCCGACCAAACTACCGCCGATGCCCGCGCCTACGACCGCCTGCCCGAGTGCTGCAAGAAAACGGCCAGCACGCACCAAGACTAA
- the rlmF gene encoding 23S rRNA (adenine(1618)-N(6))-methyltransferase RlmF, protein MMKRPPTPPPAGKDQLHPRSRHRDRYDFAQLVRSSPALAAFVPGNQAEATLDFADPAAVKALNQALLRHFYGVAHWDIPAGYLCPPIPGRADYVHYLADLLADSNLGIIPGGRAVRVLDIGVGANCIYPIIGHREYGWRFVGADTDAVALRAAKNIVATNPGLAGTIDCRLQPDPAHVLTNIINPGEVFDATICNPPFHASAAEAAASTQRKVANLGHARRPTPLRNFGGQNNELWYPGGEEGFVRQLVAESRQFARSCYWFTTLISKKTTLPSIYYFLQQAEAVQVRTIEMAQGQKKSRFVAWTFLSEEEQETWRATRWEGLVELRVKS, encoded by the coding sequence ATGATGAAGCGCCCCCCTACCCCCCCGCCGGCCGGCAAAGACCAGCTGCACCCGCGTAGCCGCCACCGCGACCGCTACGATTTTGCCCAGCTCGTGCGCAGCAGCCCCGCGCTGGCCGCATTCGTGCCAGGCAACCAGGCGGAGGCGACCCTCGATTTTGCCGACCCGGCCGCCGTGAAGGCGCTGAACCAGGCGCTGCTGCGGCACTTCTACGGCGTGGCGCACTGGGATATCCCGGCCGGCTACCTGTGCCCGCCCATTCCGGGCCGGGCCGACTACGTGCATTACCTGGCTGATTTACTGGCCGATAGTAACCTTGGAATTATTCCGGGGGGTAGGGCCGTGCGGGTGCTCGATATCGGCGTGGGGGCCAACTGCATCTATCCCATCATCGGGCATCGCGAGTACGGCTGGCGCTTCGTGGGGGCCGATACCGATGCCGTGGCCCTGCGCGCCGCCAAGAATATTGTGGCCACCAACCCCGGCCTGGCCGGCACCATCGACTGCCGCCTGCAACCCGACCCGGCGCACGTGCTCACGAACATCATTAATCCCGGCGAGGTATTCGACGCCACTATCTGCAACCCGCCCTTTCACGCCTCGGCGGCCGAGGCGGCGGCCAGCACCCAGCGCAAAGTGGCCAACCTGGGCCACGCCCGCCGCCCTACCCCCCTGCGCAACTTCGGCGGCCAAAACAACGAGCTATGGTACCCCGGCGGCGAAGAAGGCTTCGTGCGCCAACTCGTGGCCGAGAGCCGGCAATTCGCCCGTAGTTGCTACTGGTTTACCACGCTCATTTCCAAAAAAACGACGCTGCCCAGCATCTACTACTTCCTGCAACAAGCCGAGGCGGTGCAGGTCCGCACCATTGAAATGGCGCAGGGCCAGAAGAAAAGCCGCTTCGTAGCCTGGACTTTCCTCAGCGAAGAGGAGCAGGAAACCTGGCGCGCCACGCGCTGGGAGGGACTTGTTGAGTTAAGAGTTAAGAGTTAA